One Sulfurospirillum tamanense DNA window includes the following coding sequences:
- a CDS encoding branched-chain amino acid ABC transporter permease: MDVFLQQLVNGLTIGSLYALVALGYTMVYGVMKLINFAHGDLVAFSAFAGLTIYTQLFDDGTTSLVAVVSVFAFTAAVIAVVGVLLERLAYRPLRTAPRLSAVVSALGAGLVIQNAIMLIWGPNMKIFPSDLLPSTVYEVGGVVFTFTQVMILGFSSVLMVALFMFINRTKMGTAIRAVAIDQDAARLMGINVNRVIMLIFIIGSALGAVAGLFLGIYYRGISFDMGWQYGLNAFVAAIIGGIGNIPGAMAGGLLLGLFNAMISGYFSSQWAEAFTFILLIVILIFRPTGIFGEKVAEKV; encoded by the coding sequence ATGGACGTATTTCTTCAACAATTAGTCAACGGGTTGACCATTGGAAGTTTATACGCATTGGTTGCACTAGGTTACACGATGGTCTATGGGGTAATGAAGCTTATCAACTTCGCCCACGGCGACCTCGTGGCCTTTTCGGCCTTTGCGGGACTGACCATTTACACACAACTTTTTGACGATGGGACAACGTCACTGGTGGCCGTGGTAAGCGTATTTGCCTTTACCGCAGCAGTGATAGCAGTGGTGGGTGTTCTTCTTGAGCGCCTTGCGTATAGGCCTTTACGAACGGCACCCCGCCTGAGCGCTGTTGTATCTGCTTTGGGGGCAGGCTTGGTAATCCAAAACGCCATCATGCTGATTTGGGGCCCAAATATGAAAATTTTCCCCTCTGATCTTTTGCCTTCCACGGTGTATGAAGTGGGTGGCGTGGTATTTACGTTTACACAAGTGATGATTTTAGGGTTTTCTTCGGTGTTGATGGTGGCACTATTTATGTTTATCAACCGTACAAAAATGGGTACGGCCATCCGCGCTGTTGCTATTGACCAAGATGCGGCCAGATTGATGGGCATTAACGTCAACCGTGTCATTATGCTGATTTTTATCATTGGTTCGGCCTTGGGCGCGGTAGCGGGTCTTTTTTTGGGTATTTATTACCGAGGCATTAGTTTTGACATGGGCTGGCAATACGGGCTCAATGCTTTTGTGGCCGCGATTATTGGTGGTATTGGTAATATTCCTGGTGCGATGGCCGGGGGATTGTTGCTTGGGCTTTTTAATGCCATGATTAGCGGCTATTTTTCTAGCCAATGGGCAGAAGCCTTTACCTTTATTTTACTTATCGTTATTTTGATTTTCCGACCAACGGGTATCTTTGGCGAAAAAGTGGCGGAGAAAGTCTAA
- a CDS encoding branched-chain amino acid ABC transporter permease codes for MKNITLTTKIAIGFMLVMGLYPLFADSAWLAIGTTFLVYACVAFSQDIILGRAGAFNMGHALFFGLGAYATAILNVHFGWPILATWIPAVLLPVAVSVLFIGPIIHLRGDYLLVATIGLNIIFLQLLENDIFGLTGGPNGIFGIDVIEVFGVALFSQTYMYYLAFILLAITLFIMRSLDGSKFGRAMFYINKDEVAAQSMGISIRFHKLYAFALGAGIAGAAGSMFAVQYSAVSPEAFSVIQSIMFFTIVLVGGSASLPGVLIGTFVMFVLPEIFREFEEARYLVFGIAMILTMILRPRGIWPVKFGNIPEFLKKGVK; via the coding sequence ATGAAAAATATTACGTTAACGACAAAAATCGCCATTGGCTTTATGTTGGTTATGGGGTTGTATCCGCTTTTTGCCGATTCGGCGTGGCTTGCCATTGGAACAACTTTTTTGGTTTACGCGTGTGTCGCTTTTTCCCAAGATATCATCTTGGGGCGCGCGGGCGCTTTTAATATGGGCCATGCTCTCTTTTTTGGTCTAGGTGCTTACGCGACAGCTATTTTAAATGTGCATTTTGGGTGGCCTATTTTAGCCACGTGGATTCCTGCGGTGTTGCTACCCGTAGCTGTTTCGGTGCTCTTTATTGGCCCTATTATTCATTTGCGTGGAGACTATCTGCTGGTGGCTACTATTGGGCTTAATATTATCTTTTTGCAACTCTTGGAAAATGATATTTTTGGCCTCACAGGCGGCCCAAATGGCATTTTTGGGATTGATGTGATTGAGGTGTTTGGGGTGGCACTGTTTTCTCAGACGTACATGTACTACCTTGCCTTTATCTTGCTTGCCATCACACTCTTTATCATGCGTTCGTTGGATGGTAGCAAGTTTGGCCGTGCGATGTTTTACATCAACAAAGACGAAGTGGCAGCCCAAAGCATGGGCATTAGCATTCGCTTTCATAAGCTGTATGCTTTTGCCTTGGGTGCAGGAATCGCAGGGGCGGCGGGCAGTATGTTTGCCGTGCAATATTCGGCAGTGAGCCCTGAAGCCTTTAGCGTGATTCAGTCTATTATGTTTTTTACCATTGTGCTTGTAGGTGGTTCGGCATCTTTGCCAGGGGTTTTGATTGGAACCTTTGTGATGTTTGTCTTGCCAGAAATCTTCCGTGAGTTTGAAGAGGCACGGTATTTGGTGTTTGGTATCGCGATGATTTTGACCATGATTTTGCGGCCTCGAGGCATTTGGCCTGTGAAGTTTGGCAATATTCCTGAATTTTTGAAAAAGGGGGTCAAGTGA
- a CDS encoding ABC transporter ATP-binding protein, protein MSEKLLDVTNLHVSYGAIKAIKGISLHVNRGEVVTILGANGAGKTTTLRTLSGLLKPVEGSIVFDGNDITKTPPHEIVSLGMSHSPEGRRVFGTLSVEENLMMGAFSLKKYDQATLDWIYEILPRLKERTQQLAGTLSGGEQQMLAIGRAIMSKPKLLILDEPSLGLAPVLVKVIFKAIREIAKSGVTVLLVEQNARAALKLADRGYVLELGKISHEDTSEALLGSQAIQEAYLGKKH, encoded by the coding sequence ATGAGTGAAAAACTATTAGACGTGACTAACCTCCATGTGAGCTACGGCGCCATCAAGGCCATCAAGGGGATTTCTTTACATGTAAACCGCGGGGAAGTGGTGACAATCCTCGGGGCAAATGGTGCGGGAAAAACGACCACATTACGCACCCTTAGTGGTTTACTAAAGCCTGTTGAGGGAAGTATTGTATTTGATGGAAATGACATCACCAAAACCCCTCCCCATGAAATTGTCTCCTTGGGCATGAGCCACTCTCCCGAGGGAAGGCGTGTCTTTGGTACCCTGAGCGTGGAAGAAAACCTCATGATGGGGGCGTTTAGTCTCAAAAAATACGATCAAGCAACACTGGATTGGATTTACGAAATCCTCCCTAGACTCAAAGAGCGCACCCAACAGTTGGCAGGAACCCTCAGTGGGGGTGAGCAGCAAATGCTTGCCATCGGGCGCGCCATCATGAGTAAGCCAAAGTTGTTGATTTTGGATGAGCCCAGCTTGGGGCTAGCGCCGGTGCTTGTAAAGGTTATTTTTAAGGCGATTCGCGAGATTGCCAAAAGCGGTGTGACAGTGTTGCTCGTAGAGCAAAACGCAAGGGCGGCACTCAAGCTTGCTGATCGGGGCTACGTGCTTGAACTTGGAAAGATTTCCCATGAAGACACGAGTGAAGCCTTGTTGGGTTCTCAAGCGATTCAAGAAGCGTATTTGGGTAAAAAGCACTAA
- a CDS encoding bifunctional proline dehydrogenase/L-glutamate gamma-semialdehyde dehydrogenase, translating into MNAATSLTQRAIALAEQWQNRASELVNAHDNKFHVQMNTMLAHPADKVLLIELMDQAFRSKNTKRVANQIEFLFDKYGMAQFFTTSERFLMFMFRTIGVHLPDISIPLFVKTIRSDTKTVVLQGEDRPLNAHLEKRKKEGTRVNVNLIGEVVLGEEEAKERMEKYLLALENPNIDYMSIKVSTIFSQINPLAFEESVEELAKRLQVIYAQAMKHSITTREGKRQNKFINLDMEEYRDLAMTCEAFMKALDSEEFLGFYGGIVMQAYLPDSHLWQQKLTQWAKARVAKGGSPIKIRLVKGANMEMEETESSLRHWAVAPYARKVDTDSNYKRMARYALTPEHAPCVHLGAASHNLFELAYAYELAKENGMEQYFTFEILEGMSESARLAIQEMSGEVILYGPTAKAEQFTNAIAYLVRRLDENTGVENFIRYSFGLKVGSPAWEEQKQKFLDAIENESNAPLGPKRLQNRLEENWENYQGGSFSTKAYHGEPDTDFILPANKAWAKQIRDQWKKNAGDVPTVRPVVVDGKELIGERKKVEVKDKSQLPLDVVCGVYVQATAEDLHLAVEVAHQDPDGWRALTPDQRHETLSRVANVVRARRGDLIGVAAAELGKVFTETDVEVSEAIDFLEYYTHAVRSFERPTLTCKGKGVGVVVPPWNFPIAIPLGGIAASLAAGNTVIIKPASIAVLSAHALCQCFWDAGISKNVLQMVPCAGSVAGEHLISNEKVDFVILTGGEETAYAMLETRPDLYLSAETGGKDATIVTALADRDQAIKNVVHSAFSNSGQKCSATSLLVLEEEVYQDPHFRKGLIDAAKSLSVGSVWDFKNRLSTVANPVGGALKKAIETLEEGEEWALEPSFVEGNPYFLSPCIKWGVRPGAFTHMNELFGPVLSVMRAKDLKEAIEIVNMTGYGLTSGIESLDAREVAYWREHIGAGNLYINRGTTGAIVQRQPFGGMGKSAVGAGRKAGIHNYVTQFMEFDEVAFPVVSNHHAHPLVDVVKQWKSDAQKGIHGQFLDQFEKLEAAICSYVEQHEVEFSKEHDYAKVRGEDNLFRYLPLSNVALRVTKEDTLFEILSRILAAKVSRVALHVSVEAELERDTVSFLFENKERLLETGDGIAREDDGQFIKSAKGAQRIIYASAKRVPAAIFAHAAKTATFVVRQKPLMDGRLELLNYHQEQSISHSYHRYGNLGARGL; encoded by the coding sequence ATGAACGCAGCTACTTCCTTAACCCAGCGCGCTATTGCCCTAGCCGAACAATGGCAAAACCGCGCCAGTGAACTTGTCAACGCCCACGACAATAAGTTTCATGTGCAAATGAACACCATGTTAGCCCACCCCGCAGACAAAGTGTTGCTCATCGAGCTGATGGACCAGGCCTTTCGTAGCAAAAATACAAAGCGGGTCGCTAACCAAATAGAATTTTTGTTTGACAAGTACGGCATGGCGCAGTTTTTTACCACGAGTGAGCGGTTTTTGATGTTTATGTTTCGCACCATTGGCGTGCATCTGCCGGACATCTCCATCCCTTTGTTTGTCAAAACCATCCGCAGTGACACAAAAACCGTGGTGTTGCAAGGAGAAGATAGGCCGTTAAATGCGCATTTGGAAAAACGCAAAAAAGAAGGCACGCGGGTCAATGTCAACCTCATCGGCGAGGTGGTATTGGGCGAAGAAGAGGCCAAGGAGCGCATGGAAAAATACCTCCTCGCCCTTGAAAATCCCAATATTGATTATATGTCTATTAAGGTTTCGACTATTTTTTCCCAAATTAATCCTCTGGCTTTTGAGGAGAGTGTGGAGGAGTTAGCCAAGCGCTTGCAAGTGATTTATGCCCAAGCCATGAAGCACAGCATTACCACCCGCGAGGGAAAGCGGCAAAACAAGTTTATCAACCTTGATATGGAAGAGTACCGCGACCTTGCCATGACGTGCGAGGCATTCATGAAAGCGTTGGACAGTGAGGAATTTTTAGGGTTTTATGGCGGGATTGTCATGCAAGCGTATTTGCCCGATTCTCACTTGTGGCAACAAAAGCTGACCCAGTGGGCCAAAGCCCGCGTTGCTAAAGGTGGTAGCCCCATTAAGATTCGTCTGGTAAAGGGGGCAAACATGGAAATGGAAGAGACCGAATCTTCCTTGCGTCACTGGGCGGTGGCTCCGTATGCGCGCAAAGTCGATACGGACAGTAACTACAAGCGCATGGCCCGCTACGCGCTCACACCCGAACATGCCCCATGCGTCCACCTTGGGGCGGCTTCACACAACTTGTTTGAGCTTGCCTATGCGTACGAGCTGGCCAAAGAAAATGGCATGGAGCAGTACTTTACTTTTGAGATATTAGAAGGCATGAGCGAATCTGCCCGTCTAGCCATCCAAGAGATGAGCGGCGAAGTGATTTTGTACGGCCCCACGGCCAAAGCGGAGCAATTTACCAATGCTATCGCCTATTTGGTGCGACGCCTGGATGAAAACACGGGGGTAGAAAACTTTATCCGCTACAGCTTTGGCTTGAAAGTGGGAAGCCCTGCGTGGGAAGAGCAAAAGCAGAAGTTTTTAGACGCCATTGAGAACGAGTCCAACGCCCCTCTTGGGCCAAAACGCTTGCAAAATCGTTTAGAAGAGAACTGGGAGAACTACCAAGGAGGCTCTTTTTCCACCAAAGCCTACCATGGTGAACCCGACACCGATTTTATCTTGCCCGCCAACAAAGCATGGGCGAAGCAAATTCGCGACCAGTGGAAGAAAAACGCAGGCGATGTGCCTACGGTTCGCCCTGTAGTAGTGGATGGCAAAGAGCTGATTGGAGAGCGGAAAAAAGTAGAAGTCAAAGACAAATCCCAGCTTCCTCTTGACGTAGTATGCGGCGTTTATGTGCAAGCCACGGCAGAAGATTTGCACCTTGCAGTTGAGGTAGCGCACCAAGACCCCGATGGGTGGCGCGCTCTTACGCCAGACCAGCGTCATGAAACCCTTTCTCGCGTAGCCAACGTGGTGCGTGCGCGTCGTGGAGACCTCATTGGGGTAGCAGCAGCGGAACTAGGAAAGGTGTTCACTGAAACCGATGTGGAAGTAAGCGAAGCCATTGATTTTTTAGAATACTACACCCACGCAGTGCGTTCTTTTGAGCGTCCAACCCTTACGTGTAAAGGAAAAGGCGTAGGGGTGGTTGTGCCACCGTGGAATTTTCCCATTGCTATTCCTCTTGGGGGTATCGCTGCTTCGTTGGCCGCGGGCAACACAGTCATTATCAAACCCGCGTCCATTGCAGTACTAAGTGCTCATGCCTTGTGTCAGTGTTTTTGGGACGCAGGTATTAGTAAAAACGTCTTGCAAATGGTGCCGTGCGCGGGAAGCGTGGCGGGTGAGCATTTGATTAGCAACGAAAAAGTGGATTTTGTCATCTTAACAGGCGGCGAAGAGACGGCGTATGCCATGCTTGAGACGCGGCCAGATTTGTACCTAAGCGCTGAAACAGGCGGAAAAGACGCGACCATCGTAACCGCGCTGGCTGATCGTGATCAGGCTATCAAAAACGTGGTGCATTCGGCGTTTAGCAACAGCGGACAAAAATGCTCTGCCACTTCCTTGTTGGTTTTAGAAGAAGAGGTGTATCAGGATCCTCACTTTAGAAAAGGGTTGATTGACGCGGCCAAGAGTTTGAGCGTGGGGTCTGTGTGGGATTTTAAAAATCGCCTTAGCACTGTCGCAAATCCTGTTGGTGGAGCGTTGAAAAAAGCTATTGAGACCTTAGAAGAGGGCGAAGAGTGGGCGCTTGAGCCTTCGTTTGTGGAAGGTAACCCTTACTTTCTTTCGCCTTGCATTAAATGGGGCGTGCGACCGGGTGCTTTTACGCACATGAATGAACTCTTTGGCCCAGTACTAAGCGTGATGCGTGCCAAGGATTTAAAAGAAGCCATTGAGATTGTCAACATGACAGGATACGGCCTCACTTCCGGAATTGAGTCATTAGATGCCCGCGAAGTGGCCTATTGGCGTGAGCATATTGGAGCAGGAAACTTGTACATTAACCGTGGCACTACAGGAGCTATTGTGCAACGTCAGCCTTTTGGCGGCATGGGAAAATCTGCCGTAGGTGCGGGGCGAAAAGCGGGGATTCACAATTACGTCACGCAGTTTATGGAATTTGACGAGGTTGCTTTCCCTGTGGTGTCTAACCACCATGCGCACCCGTTGGTGGATGTGGTGAAACAATGGAAAAGCGACGCCCAAAAAGGCATTCATGGGCAATTTTTAGACCAGTTTGAAAAACTAGAAGCGGCGATTTGCAGTTATGTTGAGCAGCACGAAGTGGAGTTTTCCAAAGAGCACGATTATGCAAAAGTGCGTGGTGAGGATAACCTTTTCCGTTATCTCCCTCTTTCAAACGTAGCACTTCGGGTAACCAAAGAAGACACCTTATTTGAAATCCTAAGCCGTATTTTGGCGGCCAAAGTAAGCCGCGTGGCCTTACATGTAAGCGTAGAGGCTGAGCTTGAGCGCGACACGGTATCGTTCTTGTTTGAAAATAAGGAACGTTTACTAGAGACGGGAGATGGGATTGCTCGGGAAGATGATGGGCAGTTTATAAAAAGTGCCAAGGGAGCGCAACGCATTATATACGCTAGTGCTAAACGTGTTCCTGCTGCCATTTTTGCCCATGCGGCCAAAACAGCTACCTTCGTGGTGCGTCAAAAACCCCTCATGGACGGACGGTTGGAGCTTTTAAATTACCACCAAGAACAAAGCATCTCCCATAGCTACCACCGCTATGGAAACTTGGGTGCGCGGGGGTTATAA
- a CDS encoding ABC transporter ATP-binding protein: MSDYLLEIKDVSKFFAGLVAIDNLSMKVKKGQIYGIIGPNGAGKTTLFNCITGIYTPEKGQILWKGKEIKGTPPHKIASLGILRTFQTIRLFKEMSVAENIMSGRHIKSKQRWYNGLIHTPAYYKDERANWERVGELMEFFKLSEYATLPAGDLSYGVQRKIEMARALAADPELLILDEPAAGLNENETFELTQTIRKIRESGVTVMMIEHDMEMVMSLTEYITVINFGAKISEGEPKYVQDDPVVVEAYIGSIDDEEDA; the protein is encoded by the coding sequence GTGAGCGATTACCTTTTAGAAATCAAAGATGTTTCAAAGTTTTTTGCGGGTCTTGTGGCGATTGACAATCTTTCTATGAAAGTTAAAAAAGGGCAGATTTACGGCATCATCGGACCAAATGGTGCTGGAAAAACCACCTTGTTTAACTGCATTACAGGAATTTATACACCCGAAAAAGGGCAGATTTTATGGAAAGGCAAAGAGATTAAAGGCACCCCGCCCCACAAGATTGCCAGTCTTGGTATTTTGCGCACCTTCCAGACAATTCGCTTGTTTAAAGAGATGAGCGTGGCGGAAAACATCATGTCAGGGCGCCACATCAAGTCCAAACAACGTTGGTACAATGGCCTTATTCATACCCCTGCTTATTATAAAGACGAGCGCGCCAACTGGGAAAGGGTGGGGGAGCTGATGGAGTTTTTTAAACTCAGTGAGTACGCCACCTTGCCCGCAGGCGATTTATCTTACGGCGTGCAACGCAAGATTGAGATGGCCAGAGCCTTGGCTGCAGACCCAGAGCTACTCATTTTGGATGAGCCCGCCGCAGGGCTTAACGAAAATGAAACCTTTGAGCTTACCCAAACCATCCGTAAAATTCGCGAAAGTGGGGTGACGGTGATGATGATTGAGCATGACATGGAGATGGTTATGAGCCTCACCGAATACATCACAGTCATTAACTTCGGCGCAAAGATTAGCGAAGGAGAGCCCAAGTACGTGCAAGATGACCCGGTGGTGGTGGAAGCGTATATTGGTAGTATTGATGATGAGGAAGACGCATGA